In Chromobacterium rhizoryzae, one genomic interval encodes:
- a CDS encoding HupE/UreJ family protein: MTFLRKFTPAALALLLASGLAQAHPGHAVAGFSSGLEHPLGGLDHLLAMLAVGLWSWRLGGAARWQGPLTFMAMLAAGGVLGWLGVSVAALESGIAASVIALGLLLAFALQPRRGLALAAIAGFALLHGVAHGQEMPHDASGLAYAAGFVLASGLLHAAGLLLGRTETRLALGERLGRVAGGGIAACGVLMLGGWV; encoded by the coding sequence ATGACCTTTCTGCGTAAATTCACGCCGGCCGCGCTGGCGCTATTGCTGGCCAGCGGACTGGCCCAGGCTCACCCCGGCCACGCCGTCGCCGGCTTTTCCAGCGGCCTCGAGCATCCGCTTGGCGGGTTGGACCATTTGCTGGCCATGCTGGCGGTGGGTTTGTGGTCGTGGCGGCTGGGCGGCGCGGCTCGCTGGCAAGGGCCCTTGACCTTCATGGCCATGTTGGCCGCGGGCGGCGTGTTGGGCTGGCTGGGCGTGAGCGTGGCGGCGCTGGAAAGCGGCATCGCCGCCAGCGTGATCGCGCTGGGCCTGCTGCTGGCCTTCGCCTTGCAGCCGCGGCGCGGCCTGGCCTTGGCGGCGATCGCCGGCTTCGCCTTGCTGCACGGCGTCGCCCACGGCCAGGAAATGCCGCACGACGCCTCCGGCCTGGCTTACGCCGCCGGTTTCGTGCTGGCCTCCGGCCTGCTGCACGCGGCCGGCTTGCTGCTGGGACGGACGGAAACGCGCCTTGCCTTGGGCGAGCGGCTGGGGCGCGTCGCCGGCGGCGGCATCGCCGCGTGCGGAGTGCTGATGCTGGGCGGCTGGGTCTAA
- the acnA gene encoding aconitate hydratase AcnA has translation MSLRSESTLRSFTLASGQSCQFHSLPALAELGVGDVGRLPVSLRIVLESLLRHLDGQRVAEEHVRQLAGWRPQAPRSEEIPFVVARIVLQDFTGVPLLCDLAAMRSVAQRFGKPPKRIEPLVPVDLVVDHSVQIDHFRENNALDLNMKLEFRRNAERYRFIKWGMQAFDTFKVVPPGIGIVHQVNLEYLARGVLSKGGVYYPDSLVGTDSHTTMINGLGVVGWGVGGIEAEAGMLGQPVYFLTPDVVGVHLKGRLREGVTATDLVLTVTEMLRKAQVVGKFVEFYGAGAASLTLQDRATLANMAPEYGATMGFFPPDEQTAAYLTATGRSEAEVDAFRRYFQAQQMFGMPQEGEIDYSSVLELDLATVAPSVAGPRRPQDRIALPDLKTRFNELLHQPAKTGGYGKEGAGGFSGKLRHGSVLIAAITSCTNTSNPGVMLAAGLLAQKAVASGLSVAGHIKTSLAPGSRVVTDYLGKAHLLAPLEQLGFRVAAYGCTTCIGNAGPLEPQLESEVSGQDLICASVLSGNRNFEARIHPAIKANFLMSPPLVVAFAIAGRVDIDLEHEPLGVGVDGKPVYLRDVWPSQQEVGAALLQATDATTYRRLYQDFASGNPLWNDIAASAGEVYGWEASSYIAEPPFFQEFAMQPTAQPPIRGARALAIFGDSVTTDHISPAGSIKPSSPAGLYLQGQGIQPGDFNSYGSRRGHHEVMMRGTFANVRIRNLMLAPDADGKPVEGGLTLLQPDGEQMAIYDAAMSYVRAGTPTLIFAGEEYGTGSSRDWAAKGTRLLGVRAVVAKSFERIHRSNLVGMGVLPLQFLDGDSAAGLKGDETFELRGLEDGIAPQQRVHLLIRDAAGGERELPLLLRIDTPVEVDYYRHGGILPYVLRQLLA, from the coding sequence ATGTCGCTTCGTTCCGAATCCACTTTGCGTTCCTTTACCCTGGCCTCGGGCCAGTCCTGTCAATTCCATTCGCTGCCGGCGCTGGCGGAGCTGGGCGTCGGCGATGTCGGCCGGCTGCCGGTGTCGCTGCGCATCGTGCTGGAGTCTTTGCTGCGCCACCTGGACGGCCAGCGCGTAGCCGAGGAGCATGTGCGGCAGTTGGCCGGCTGGCGGCCGCAGGCGCCGCGCAGCGAGGAGATCCCCTTCGTGGTGGCGCGCATCGTGCTGCAGGATTTCACCGGCGTGCCGCTGCTGTGCGATCTGGCGGCGATGCGTTCGGTGGCCCAGCGCTTCGGCAAGCCGCCCAAGCGCATCGAACCGCTGGTGCCGGTGGACCTGGTGGTGGACCACTCGGTGCAGATCGACCACTTCCGCGAGAACAACGCCTTGGACCTTAACATGAAACTGGAATTCCGCCGCAACGCGGAACGCTACCGTTTCATCAAATGGGGGATGCAGGCCTTCGACACCTTCAAGGTGGTGCCGCCGGGCATCGGCATCGTGCACCAGGTGAACCTGGAGTATCTGGCGCGCGGAGTGTTGAGCAAGGGCGGGGTCTATTACCCGGACAGCCTGGTGGGCACGGATTCGCACACCACCATGATCAACGGCCTGGGCGTGGTGGGCTGGGGCGTGGGCGGCATCGAGGCGGAGGCCGGCATGTTGGGCCAGCCGGTGTATTTCCTGACGCCGGACGTGGTGGGCGTGCATTTGAAAGGCCGGCTGCGCGAGGGCGTGACCGCCACCGATCTGGTGCTGACCGTGACCGAGATGCTGCGCAAGGCGCAGGTGGTGGGCAAGTTCGTGGAGTTCTACGGCGCCGGCGCGGCCTCGCTGACTCTGCAGGATCGCGCCACGCTGGCGAACATGGCGCCGGAGTACGGCGCCACCATGGGCTTCTTCCCGCCGGACGAGCAGACAGCCGCCTATCTGACCGCCACCGGCCGCAGCGAGGCGGAAGTGGACGCGTTCCGCCGCTATTTCCAGGCGCAGCAAATGTTCGGCATGCCGCAGGAGGGCGAAATCGATTACAGCAGCGTGCTGGAGCTGGATCTGGCCACGGTCGCGCCCAGCGTGGCCGGCCCGCGCCGGCCGCAGGACCGCATCGCCCTGCCGGACTTGAAGACGCGTTTCAACGAGCTCTTGCACCAGCCGGCCAAAACCGGCGGTTACGGCAAGGAGGGCGCCGGCGGCTTCAGCGGCAAGCTGCGTCATGGTTCGGTGTTGATCGCGGCGATCACCTCTTGCACCAACACCTCCAACCCCGGGGTGATGCTGGCCGCCGGCCTGCTGGCGCAGAAGGCGGTGGCCAGCGGCCTGAGCGTGGCCGGTCACATCAAGACCTCGCTGGCCCCCGGCTCGCGGGTGGTGACCGACTACCTGGGCAAGGCGCATTTGCTGGCGCCGCTGGAGCAGCTGGGGTTCCGCGTGGCCGCCTACGGCTGCACCACCTGCATCGGCAACGCCGGCCCGCTGGAGCCGCAACTGGAGAGCGAGGTCAGCGGGCAGGACCTGATCTGCGCGTCGGTGCTGTCCGGCAACCGCAATTTCGAGGCGCGCATTCATCCGGCGATCAAGGCCAACTTCCTGATGAGTCCGCCGCTGGTGGTGGCCTTCGCCATCGCCGGCCGGGTGGACATCGATCTGGAGCATGAGCCCTTGGGCGTCGGCGTGGACGGCAAGCCGGTGTATCTGCGCGATGTCTGGCCCAGCCAGCAGGAGGTGGGCGCCGCCTTGCTGCAAGCGACGGATGCGACCACGTATCGCCGCTTGTACCAGGATTTCGCCAGCGGCAACCCGCTGTGGAACGATATCGCCGCCAGCGCGGGCGAGGTCTACGGCTGGGAGGCGTCCAGCTATATCGCCGAACCGCCGTTCTTCCAGGAGTTCGCGATGCAGCCCACGGCGCAGCCGCCTATCCGCGGCGCGCGCGCCTTGGCGATCTTCGGGGATTCGGTGACCACCGACCACATCAGCCCGGCCGGTTCGATCAAGCCGAGCTCGCCGGCCGGCCTGTATCTGCAAGGGCAGGGCATCCAGCCCGGCGATTTCAACAGCTACGGCTCGCGGCGCGGCCATCACGAGGTGATGATGCGCGGCACTTTCGCCAATGTGCGCATCCGCAACCTGATGCTGGCGCCGGACGCCGACGGCAAGCCGGTGGAGGGCGGCCTGACCCTGCTGCAGCCGGACGGCGAGCAAATGGCCATCTACGACGCGGCGATGAGCTATGTGCGCGCCGGCACGCCCACACTGATCTTCGCCGGCGAGGAGTACGGCACCGGCTCCAGCCGGGACTGGGCGGCCAAGGGCACGCGCCTGCTGGGCGTGCGCGCGGTGGTGGCCAAGAGCTTCGAGCGCATTCACCGTTCCAATCTGGTGGGCATGGGGGTGTTGCCGCTGCAGTTCCTGGACGGGGACAGCGCCGCCGGCCTCAAGGGCGACGAAACCTTCGAGCTGCGCGGGCTGGAGGACGGCATCGCGCCGCAGCAGCGGGTGCATTTGCTGATCCGAGACGCCGCCGGCGGCGAACGCGAACTGCCCTTGCTGCTGCGCATCGACACGCCGGTGGAGGTGGATTACTACCGGCACGGCGGCATCCTGCCCTATGTGTTGCGTCAGTTGCTGGCTTGA
- a CDS encoding AAA family ATPase, with product MPSNEQFKDTATEATLHLVCGKIAAGKSTLTRRLSDQPRTVLISEDDWLAKLYPGEIRTLTDYVRRSQSLKDALAPHVSALLRQGLSVVLDMPANTLDSRRWMRELIESSGAAHQLHHLDVSDEACKARLRQRNAKGSHPFSVSEAEFDHITRYFVPPSPQEGFNVVAHLSAEA from the coding sequence ATGCCAAGCAATGAACAATTCAAAGATACGGCCACTGAGGCGACACTGCACTTGGTTTGCGGCAAAATCGCGGCGGGCAAGTCCACGCTGACCCGCCGCCTGTCCGATCAGCCCCGCACCGTGCTGATCAGCGAAGACGACTGGCTGGCCAAGCTCTATCCCGGCGAGATCCGCACGCTGACCGACTATGTGCGCCGCTCGCAGTCGCTGAAAGACGCGCTGGCGCCCCATGTCTCCGCTCTGCTGCGGCAGGGCCTGTCCGTGGTGCTGGACATGCCGGCCAACACCCTGGACAGCCGTCGCTGGATGCGCGAGCTGATCGAGTCCAGCGGCGCCGCCCACCAGCTGCACCATCTGGACGTCAGCGACGAGGCCTGCAAGGCGCGCTTGCGCCAGCGCAACGCCAAGGGCTCCCACCCGTTCAGCGTCAGCGAGGCGGAGTTCGACCACATCACCCGCTACTTCGTGCCGCCCAGCCCGCAGGAAGGCTTCAACGTCGTGGCCCATCTCAGCGCCGAGGCTTGA
- a CDS encoding APC family permease, producing MRNVDNALPAPDGGGLSAKGLPAGSIGILGLVVIGISVCAPAYTLTASLGPAASQVGKQMPAVFFVSFIPMLLVAIGYRELNREMPDAGTSFTWATRAFGPWIGWIAGWGLVVSTVLVLSNTAAVAMDFMYLALGQALGRPDIAALPDNTAVNIVSCLGFMAVATWISCRGLQSTKRVQYVLVSFQVLVLAWFAWAAFSAAADGGHPYSIPVEWSWFNPFAVESFSQFAAGVAVSIFAYWGWDTVVTISEETTGDKRANLSGKAATLVMVLLVGSYVLISAAVVSFAGVGTDASGLANPAIAANVFTALAGPVMGPAAILLSLAVMSSSAASLQSTFMSPARTMLAMGHYQALPARYAVVESRFKAPAYATVVSALVASAFYAVMRVLSENVLSDTITALGMMVCFYYGLTAFACVWYFRKQALTSARHFLLRGLCPGLGGVLLFVALIRTTLDSMDPAFGSGSHIGGLGLVFILGVTVALVGLLLMLYMYRKHPAFFRGEVLKKGTPVFSFDEKI from the coding sequence ATGCGTAATGTTGACAACGCGCTGCCGGCCCCGGACGGGGGAGGCTTGAGCGCCAAGGGTTTGCCCGCCGGCTCCATCGGCATTCTCGGGCTGGTGGTGATCGGCATTTCCGTATGCGCGCCGGCGTACACGCTGACCGCCTCGCTGGGGCCGGCGGCCTCCCAGGTGGGCAAGCAGATGCCGGCGGTGTTTTTCGTCAGCTTCATTCCCATGCTGTTGGTGGCGATAGGCTACCGCGAGCTGAACCGCGAGATGCCGGACGCCGGGACGTCCTTCACCTGGGCCACGCGCGCCTTCGGGCCGTGGATAGGCTGGATCGCCGGCTGGGGGCTGGTGGTGTCCACGGTGCTGGTGCTGTCCAACACCGCCGCGGTGGCGATGGATTTCATGTATCTGGCCTTGGGCCAGGCGCTGGGGCGGCCGGACATCGCGGCCCTGCCTGACAACACGGCGGTGAATATCGTCTCCTGCCTTGGCTTCATGGCGGTGGCCACCTGGATTTCCTGTCGCGGCCTGCAATCCACCAAACGGGTGCAGTATGTGTTGGTGTCGTTCCAGGTGCTGGTGCTGGCCTGGTTCGCATGGGCGGCGTTCAGCGCCGCCGCCGACGGCGGCCATCCGTATTCCATTCCGGTGGAGTGGAGCTGGTTCAATCCCTTCGCCGTGGAAAGCTTTTCCCAATTCGCCGCCGGGGTGGCGGTGTCCATCTTCGCCTATTGGGGCTGGGACACGGTGGTGACCATCAGCGAGGAGACCACCGGCGACAAGCGCGCCAATCTGTCCGGCAAGGCCGCCACGCTGGTGATGGTGCTGCTGGTGGGCTCTTATGTGTTGATCAGCGCGGCGGTGGTGTCCTTCGCCGGCGTGGGCACGGACGCCTCCGGCCTCGCCAACCCGGCCATCGCCGCCAATGTGTTCACCGCGCTGGCCGGGCCGGTGATGGGGCCGGCGGCCATTCTGCTGTCGCTGGCGGTGATGTCCAGTTCCGCGGCCTCCCTGCAGTCCACCTTTATGTCGCCGGCGCGCACCATGCTGGCGATGGGCCATTACCAGGCCTTGCCGGCCAGATACGCGGTGGTGGAGTCTCGCTTCAAGGCACCGGCTTACGCCACCGTGGTGTCCGCGCTGGTGGCTTCGGCGTTTTACGCGGTGATGCGGGTCTTGAGCGAAAACGTGCTGTCTGACACCATTACCGCGCTGGGCATGATGGTGTGTTTCTATTACGGCCTGACGGCCTTTGCCTGCGTCTGGTATTTCCGCAAGCAGGCGTTGACTTCGGCGCGCCATTTCCTGTTGCGCGGCCTGTGCCCGGGGCTGGGCGGCGTCCTGCTGTTCGTCGCCCTGATCCGCACCACGCTGGACAGCATGGATCCGGCTTTCGGCAGCGGCTCGCATATCGGCGGCCTGGGTCTGGTGTTCATCCTGGGCGTGACGGTGGCCTTGGTCGGCCTGCTGCTCATGCTGTACATGTACCGCAAGCATCCGGCCTTCTTCCGCGGCGAGGTGCTGAAGAAGGGCACGCCGGTGTTCAGCTTCGACGAAAAAATCTGA
- a CDS encoding polyamine ABC transporter substrate-binding protein, with protein sequence MNTWKHCLLALGLAGAAHAQANTVNVYNWSDYIAPTTVPAFSKQTGVKVNYSVYDSMETLNAKLMTGRSGFDLVVPSNNVLGLGIKAGLFQPLDKSKIPNYKNIDPALLKMMEVSDPGNKYAVPYFWGVITLGINEEKVKKALGGKLPANEWDLLFKPEYVSKLKSCGVSILDSPSEFFPMALHYFGKDPGSTKEADYRAIMPQLNAMRASVTRISSSGYINDMASGEVCLAMGYGGDLNIAKRRAADAKNGVKVVPLMPKQGVAIWVDSMAIPKDAKNVANALSFINYSLEPKIAADNANTVTFAPGSLPARQFVNKQYLNDRSIFPNSEDLKNSFIQKSVGQETLRIYGRFWQNFKLGRS encoded by the coding sequence ATGAATACCTGGAAGCACTGTCTGCTCGCGCTCGGCCTCGCCGGCGCCGCCCACGCCCAAGCCAATACCGTCAACGTCTACAACTGGTCCGACTACATCGCTCCCACCACCGTGCCGGCCTTCAGCAAGCAAACCGGCGTCAAGGTCAATTACAGCGTCTACGACAGCATGGAAACCCTGAACGCCAAGCTGATGACCGGCCGCTCCGGCTTCGATCTGGTGGTGCCGTCCAATAATGTGCTGGGCCTGGGCATCAAGGCCGGGCTGTTTCAGCCGCTGGACAAGAGCAAGATCCCCAACTACAAGAACATAGACCCGGCGCTGCTGAAAATGATGGAAGTGTCCGATCCGGGCAATAAATACGCGGTGCCGTATTTCTGGGGCGTGATCACCCTGGGCATCAATGAGGAAAAGGTCAAAAAAGCGCTGGGCGGCAAGCTGCCGGCCAATGAATGGGATCTGCTGTTCAAACCTGAGTACGTGTCCAAGCTCAAATCCTGCGGCGTCAGCATTCTGGACTCCCCGTCCGAGTTCTTCCCGATGGCGCTGCACTACTTCGGCAAGGACCCGGGCAGCACCAAGGAAGCCGACTACCGCGCCATCATGCCGCAGCTCAACGCCATGCGCGCCAGCGTCACCCGCATCTCCTCCTCCGGCTACATCAACGACATGGCCAGCGGCGAAGTCTGCCTGGCCATGGGCTACGGCGGCGACCTCAACATCGCCAAACGCCGCGCCGCGGACGCCAAGAACGGCGTCAAGGTGGTTCCGCTGATGCCCAAACAGGGCGTGGCCATCTGGGTAGACAGCATGGCCATCCCCAAGGACGCCAAGAACGTGGCCAACGCGCTGTCCTTCATCAACTACAGCCTGGAGCCCAAGATCGCCGCGGACAACGCCAATACCGTGACCTTCGCCCCGGGCAGCCTGCCGGCGCGGCAGTTCGTCAACAAACAGTACCTGAACGACCGCTCCATCTTCCCCAATTCCGAAGACCTGAAAAACAGCTTCATTCAGAAGAGCGTGGGCCAGGAAACCCTGCGCATCTACGGCCGTTTCTGGCAAAACTTCAAGCTGGGCCGCAGCTGA
- the fumC gene encoding class II fumarate hydratase: MTHRIEHDSFGDIEVPANALWGAQTQRSLGHFAISSETMPPELILALAQVKRAAALANRELGKLPANKADAVVAAADEVLAGKHPDAFPLSVWQTGSGTQSNMNMNEVLANRASELLGGERGPGRLVHPNDDVNRGQSSNDIYPTAMHVAAARAVHDRLLPALGRLRAALTDKAAAFADIVKIGRTHLQDATPLTLGQELSGWVDQLEQAEHAVRAALPGLYQLAVGGTAVGTGLNTHPEFGPRVAAELNRACGLPFASAGNKFAALAGHDALVHSHGALKQLATALIKIANDIRWLASGPRSGLGELLIPENEPGSSIMPGKVNPTQCEAMTMLCCQVLGNDVALSIGAASGNFELNVFKPLIVHNFLQSARLLSDGMDSLNHHCVRGMQANRPRIEQLLEQSLMLVTALNPHIGYDKAAAIAKLAHANGGTLKQAALELGYVTAEQFDQWVDPKAMI, translated from the coding sequence ATGACACACAGAATAGAACACGATTCCTTCGGCGACATCGAAGTCCCCGCCAACGCGCTGTGGGGCGCGCAGACCCAGCGCTCGCTCGGCCACTTCGCCATCTCCAGCGAAACCATGCCGCCGGAACTGATCCTGGCGCTGGCCCAGGTCAAACGCGCCGCCGCGCTGGCCAACCGCGAATTGGGCAAACTGCCGGCGAACAAGGCCGACGCCGTCGTCGCCGCCGCCGACGAAGTCCTGGCCGGCAAACATCCGGACGCCTTCCCGCTGTCGGTATGGCAAACCGGCTCCGGCACTCAGAGCAATATGAATATGAACGAGGTGCTGGCCAACCGCGCGTCCGAACTGCTGGGCGGCGAGCGCGGCCCGGGCCGGCTCGTCCACCCCAACGACGACGTCAACCGCGGCCAGTCCTCCAACGACATCTACCCCACCGCCATGCACGTGGCCGCCGCGCGCGCGGTGCACGACAGGCTGCTGCCGGCGCTGGGCCGGCTGCGCGCCGCGCTGACGGACAAGGCGGCCGCCTTCGCCGACATCGTCAAGATAGGCCGCACCCATTTGCAGGACGCCACTCCGCTGACCCTGGGCCAGGAGCTGTCCGGCTGGGTGGACCAGCTGGAGCAAGCCGAACACGCCGTCCGCGCCGCGCTGCCCGGCCTCTACCAGCTGGCCGTGGGCGGCACCGCCGTCGGCACCGGCCTCAACACCCATCCGGAGTTCGGCCCGCGCGTGGCCGCGGAGCTCAATCGCGCCTGCGGCCTGCCCTTCGCCAGCGCCGGCAACAAGTTCGCCGCGCTGGCCGGCCACGACGCGCTGGTGCACTCCCACGGCGCGCTCAAGCAACTGGCCACGGCGCTGATCAAGATCGCCAACGACATCCGCTGGCTGGCCTCCGGCCCGCGCAGCGGCCTGGGCGAATTGCTGATCCCGGAAAACGAGCCGGGCAGCTCCATCATGCCGGGCAAGGTCAACCCCACTCAGTGCGAGGCGATGACCATGTTGTGCTGCCAGGTGCTGGGCAACGACGTGGCGCTGTCCATCGGCGCCGCCTCCGGCAATTTCGAATTGAACGTATTCAAGCCGCTGATTGTCCACAATTTCCTGCAAAGCGCGCGCCTGCTGTCAGACGGCATGGACAGCCTCAACCATCATTGCGTGCGCGGCATGCAGGCCAACCGCCCGCGCATCGAGCAATTGCTGGAGCAATCGCTGATGCTGGTCACCGCGCTCAACCCGCACATCGGCTATGACAAGGCCGCCGCCATCGCCAAGCTGGCCCACGCCAACGGCGGCACCCTCAAGCAGGCGGCGCTGGAGCTGGGTTATGTGACGGCGGAGCAGTTTGATCAGTGGGTGGATCCGAAGGCGATGATCTAA
- a CDS encoding SOS response-associated peptidase, with the protein MCVNYLCPHPDQLPLFGVEAGELLWQEEAWQDYAAPFIVAGRRGLEPRLGNYGLVPKRHQPEGMRLSTTNARSETVAELKNFRYPWRAGQRCLVPMRAFFEPSYESGRAVRWRIGLADDAPFAVAGLWRAWSEPDGSISHAFTQLTVNAEAHALMRRTHKPEDEKRSLVIVRPEDYQAWLTARRPEDAQRLLRLYPAEEMRAEDAPLAPRQGAPKPAPQPLPRTLGLFD; encoded by the coding sequence ATGTGCGTCAATTATCTATGTCCCCATCCGGATCAACTGCCGTTGTTCGGCGTGGAGGCCGGCGAGCTGCTTTGGCAAGAAGAGGCCTGGCAGGATTACGCCGCGCCCTTCATCGTGGCCGGCCGCCGGGGCCTGGAGCCGCGGCTGGGCAATTACGGCCTGGTGCCCAAGCGTCATCAGCCGGAGGGCATGCGGCTGTCCACCACCAACGCGCGTTCGGAAACCGTGGCCGAACTGAAAAACTTCCGCTACCCGTGGCGGGCCGGCCAGCGTTGCCTGGTGCCGATGCGGGCCTTTTTCGAACCCTCGTATGAAAGCGGCCGCGCGGTGCGCTGGCGCATCGGCCTGGCCGACGACGCGCCGTTCGCGGTGGCCGGGCTGTGGCGGGCCTGGTCGGAGCCGGACGGTTCGATCAGCCACGCCTTCACCCAATTGACGGTCAACGCCGAGGCGCACGCGCTGATGCGCCGCACCCACAAGCCGGAGGACGAGAAGCGTTCGCTGGTGATTGTGCGGCCGGAGGATTACCAGGCCTGGCTGACGGCGCGGAGGCCGGAGGACGCGCAGCGCTTGCTGCGGCTGTATCCGGCGGAGGAGATGCGTGCCGAGGACGCGCCGCTGGCGCCGCGCCAGGGCGCGCCCAAGCCGGCGCCTCAGCCGCTGCCGCGAACCTTGGGTTTGTTCGACTGA
- a CDS encoding urease accessory protein UreF yields the protein MSALARLQLMRLASPGLPIGAYSYSQGLESALELGLVHDAASAAAWLGDALQGPLSRFEAALLAQAWRALAADEQPALTRINQQLLASRDSRELRQETVQMGYSLRRLLQALPECAGLPWPAGLEQPELALPAVWAQAARALGVDEAGAVDAYLWGWLENQVTVLLKAMPMGQTAGQQLLSALLPAAAAAGAEARRLPADQLSNFAPGLAWAAMKHETQYSRLFRS from the coding sequence ATGAGCGCGCTGGCGCGGCTGCAACTGATGCGGCTGGCCAGCCCCGGCCTGCCTATCGGCGCGTATAGCTATTCGCAAGGGCTGGAGAGCGCGTTGGAGCTGGGCCTGGTGCATGACGCCGCCAGCGCCGCCGCCTGGCTGGGCGATGCGCTGCAAGGACCGCTGTCCCGTTTCGAAGCCGCGCTGCTGGCCCAGGCCTGGCGCGCGCTGGCCGCCGACGAGCAGCCGGCGCTGACGCGGATCAATCAGCAATTGCTGGCCAGCCGCGACAGCCGCGAACTGCGGCAGGAAACCGTGCAGATGGGGTATTCGCTGCGCCGCCTGCTGCAAGCGTTGCCGGAATGCGCCGGTTTGCCGTGGCCGGCCGGGCTGGAGCAGCCGGAGCTGGCGCTGCCGGCGGTTTGGGCGCAGGCGGCGCGCGCCTTGGGCGTGGACGAGGCCGGCGCGGTGGACGCGTATCTATGGGGCTGGCTGGAGAATCAGGTCACGGTTCTGCTCAAGGCGATGCCGATGGGGCAGACGGCCGGCCAGCAATTATTGTCGGCCTTGTTGCCGGCGGCGGCGGCCGCAGGCGCCGAGGCACGGCGGCTGCCGGCGGACCAACTGAGCAATTTCGCCCCCGGCCTCGCCTGGGCGGCGATGAAGCATGAAACCCAGTACAGCAGGCTGTTCCGGTCTTGA
- the ureG gene encoding urease accessory protein UreG — translation MNTTGLAQGRGPLRVGIGGPVGSGKTHLTWALCAALRDKYNVAAVTNDIYTQEDAQFLVQHQALAADRIIGVETGGCPHTAIREDASINLEAVARLNARHPGLDLIFIESGGDNLAATFSPELSDLTLYVIDVSAGDKIPRKGGPGICKSDLLVINKIDLAPLVGASLEVMARDAGRMRGERPFVFSNLKLGQGLNDIIAFIETQGMLQLDVSGAENDLSA, via the coding sequence ATGAACACGACAGGACTCGCCCAGGGCCGCGGGCCGTTGCGGGTGGGCATAGGCGGGCCGGTGGGCTCGGGCAAGACCCATCTGACCTGGGCGCTGTGCGCGGCGCTGCGCGACAAATACAATGTCGCCGCCGTCACCAACGACATCTACACCCAGGAAGACGCGCAATTCCTGGTCCAGCACCAGGCGCTGGCGGCGGATCGCATCATCGGCGTCGAGACCGGAGGCTGCCCGCACACCGCCATCCGCGAAGACGCGTCCATCAATCTGGAGGCGGTGGCGCGGCTGAACGCGCGCCATCCCGGCCTGGACCTGATCTTCATTGAAAGCGGCGGCGACAATCTGGCCGCCACCTTCAGCCCGGAGCTGTCCGATCTGACGCTGTACGTGATCGACGTGTCCGCTGGCGACAAGATTCCGCGCAAGGGCGGGCCGGGCATCTGCAAGTCGGACCTGCTGGTGATCAACAAGATCGATCTGGCGCCGCTGGTGGGGGCCTCGCTGGAGGTGATGGCGCGCGACGCCGGCCGCATGCGCGGCGAACGGCCCTTCGTGTTCTCCAATCTCAAGCTTGGCCAGGGGCTGAACGACATCATCGCCTTCATCGAAACCCAGGGCATGCTGCAACTTGACGTCTCGGGAGCTGAAAATGACCTTTCTGCGTAA